Within Bactrocera oleae isolate idBacOlea1 chromosome 6, idBacOlea1, whole genome shotgun sequence, the genomic segment TATAGTATGTGTTTCTTACCTTTAATAATTGTTAAATCCCGAAATATTCTGAAAatattcgggatcccgaaatcgATGTTTCAGGgtcaaaataagaataaatttCTATGGAAGTATTTTCTAATTTGCGTGGCAGTAtgtgtttttttacttttaataattattacatcTCGAAAtagaaaacatttgcttccgagattgaaaatttctatagaaatattttacatttgctatttttttctggataacatatgtagttatgtaaTCCCGAAAGATCCCGACGACGACGTTTCGTGATTAGAAAAATGATGGCTAGTAACAAAtacagaattttaaatttttaacaagatTGATACGCAACGGTCATCATTTCGGCCTGATAGCTCATCATCAAAAAATTACTCTTTTGTATATGAGAGCCATTTTTTGTAGGCCTCGATTTGTGGAACAGAGCTAGCGCCAGATAACTTAGAATATCTGATTTGGGATGCATTATTGAGGAAGATTTCTCTTCGCACTCCATGCAAATTTTGTATGCGAAAATTTGAAAAGATCAAACTAATTCAGTCCTAAAAGGTCTTACCACTTCTATAAATCTTAAGAcaacttttaacacttcaaacCTCTATTATGAGAACAGTACTAcggtaattgaaatttaaagaaACCATCAATAAACTCAAATATTTCGGTCTAAAAATTCTAACACTTTTTCGCGTTTAAAGAAAATGTTCAACACTTCAAACCTCTGCCAAGGGGTTACAGAATCGTAGAaacttttgatttaaaatttcacaaatttctaatttgaaaaattaaaaatttataatcaaataatagtaaaaaaatacttGGCTTACAAACAATTCTGAATTgtgcaaaatttacaaaatttgtttacaaaatattcgtGTTATGAGTTTGCGCCAATAGGTGTGCTTGAGACTTGAGGAAAACAAACAGTGGATCTAAACACAAAACGAAGTgccattaattattaaattaactgtgacaatattgaaaataattgtttgCAAACAATATGAAGATACCATTCCTCAGCAGCTCTGCGCCCAAAGGTAGGCAAatcgttatttgtttttgaaatttcaaaacttaacTGTGGCAACATGAAGAACTGTCAAACTGCAGGGCGCTATAACTTGTGCTTGAAAGAAAATAagagatatatttttaaaataactgaaCTCTTTAGTTTTATGTTGAAGCTAAAAGCTGGTTATTGGATCCACTTttgggtttttgtttttgtccaaagcttaatattttcatatcatAAATGCAATGctcataagtacatacatatcttgcTTGTTGCCACAGAACTGCTTAACGAGGAAGATATCGGTACGTGTGGTTGTTGTTCACTTGCAGAACCCGAACCCATATCATACGCATCGGAGTTTCGCGACTTTCTGCAAAACAATGCGCCATTGGATTTCGAGACGAAAATGGCGCGTGCACGTCCATTTATATTCGCTAGTTTTATAGCATGGCCCGCCTATTGGATTTATAGAGGCATGGATTGGAGTAATCGCGCACATCTGGAGCGCTCACTGGTCACCTACATCAATCGGGTAAATGAGCGTGGAGTTTAacgataaatttttatataaaatattttcttactcCCTTTCAGACCTTTCACCACGCAAAACTCATGCAATTCACCATACTCGGTGTGGGTTTAATGTTCGCAGTGTACGAGGAGAGTCCACTACTGCTTAAGGTCAATAATATGCTGCAAGACTTCAACAAAGAAGACTATCGTGGTAAAAACACAGTTATTGATTGATTTAACGAATAGTGTAGCATATATATTAACGAATTCGACTTAAGACTTCTGGTACAAAGGCCGAAAGAGAGACTGAAACTATAGACTCTGCAGAAAAGGTCGCATTGAAGATGCAACCAATCAAAATTATTCTCTTACTTAAAAACTCGAGCGAGCAAAACCACTGTAGACTACGGCATTTAAGGTGGTTATGGCTTTAACGCTTTACATTTTTGATAGCTCACTTTTGACATTTGTtgaataaaatcttaaaaatatatatacattttttggtagcaaaatttaaaaacagttttttgtattttctttaagcctttgtaaaactgtaaaattgcattttcaaaTTATGATGGTAACAATTGCGCGTGCGAAACTACACATTTGAGTTTGAGAGAGCACTGAGTACGCCGAGTtgtgtgtgaaaaaaaaatctaaaaaaagtgAACTAAGAGCTCTAAGAACATCTTGTATAACAGAAGTGCTGgaacagcaatttttttttacgaagtATTAGTATTTTTTAGACACCGTGCTTCCAGCAAAATGTCACTATTAAAAAACCTTTTCCAAAGTAAGAGCTCCCAACCGGCTTACCGCGAGAATGGTGggttcattttaaaatttaaacttagaAATTGAAGGTTAAACATTATCTTCCCAACAACATAGTGGCGCGTGAAGTCAACTTGGGCGAGGAGGTGCGCCGTTTGATGCACAGGCAAGATATTGAAGCGGCTATGGAGTCTGCGAAGCCTTTTCTACTGACTGCTACGCTGGCCTGGCCAACTGTTTGGTTGTATCGCGGTTTCGAATGGCATACAAGACGGGGAAAGGAGACATTGCCGCTCTATATAAGAAAGGTGGGTCTTAACATATCAGCTCATCAGAAATTTTTACCGTGAATTTTCTTTTCCTAAATTTTGCAGACTTTTTTTGCCGCCAAAGCCACACAGCTCTCAGTGCTTCTACTTGGTCTACTTTATGCTATCGGCAGTACACAGCCACGCCAATATTAATTAGACTCGCAATTTACTAAAAAAGTGAATCTTGCATGAAATTACTCAAAACAAAAgcgagatttaaaaaaattactgccTGTGTCCGTCTTCGTGGTACAAAAGTGTCATCTACCCttaaatatcgataaaaaataaaaaaatatatatagtattgaGTTAACATATCAGcgtaaaaaactcaaaaataaacATCCAAAGAATATGTAGAAGAGATAATTGTTGCAAACCTACccaaaactgataaaaaaagTACTGAAAGGTCTAAATTACAGTATAgtctattttgaaattttatttctgagTGTTAAGGCGAGGCTTTTGAGGCGGCTATAAGACCGAATTAACATATGTAaacttcattttcaaaaaaaaaaattgcaaaaacaatttACTTCAAATGGTTCTGAATACAAGATATCCCCCGTATATATTGTTACAAAactacataaaataatattattttggggATTAAAGGCTTTATCTTTACATTTTCGCACAAACACAGCTGTCAAACGAGCTGTCACAATAAACAAAGCGTTTGACATTTTTGTTCCGTACAATTTGATTTGACTTATTATCATGAGGCACATTTCAGTCTTAAAGGGTACATAGATAAACTAAATTTCCGTATTTAAAATGGCTTAAGAGCCTATCCCGTCCATGTATCCATAAGAAGTTATTGTCTAGTGTGATAATGCTAAAATATTggcattttaatttcttttttcgttttttatttcaaataaaatattctatattccttaataatacaaaaattcataCTAATTACCTTATCATTATTTTTCTGAAAACGAATGCTCTCACTATCttttgtatggtatatgtatgtaagtatatctcAATTTATTTGACCCACATGTTTTCCTTGTCACCGTAATTTAAGTGCTAATTAACACCCTTTCTTTGCAAGCATTTCtttctttacaatttatttcaaGGTCGCATTCTTTCAATGCCGTCAAAATTGTGCTCATTTCGCTGTTGAAATCaaaaatatgtaagtaaataccCAAGCTTCTTGTGGGGATTTTTTAAGGCATTAcagaataaaaagaaaacaaaaattctgcTAAAGACACTGATAAATTgaggaaaatttaaattgtataatttaaagTGTTGTAAATAATTCACATAAAATTCTACTTTTAGTTATTGAGGATTTTGTGGTATTTTTAAATGTCATTGACACGAAGAGCAACACTTGTCACTGTCAACACTGTTGAAGCGCTGTAAAGAAATGGACAAGCAATACACTTTTCcatagacacacatacataatgcGAACATacgaatatgtgtatgtgtgtgcatgcagacacaaaaatatgtgtacgtgtgtgtatgcagacacaaaaatttgtattcattaataattttttgtcaaaatatgaTTATTTATGTCACTAAAATGCatgataaaaacaaatacattaaaGGTTATATTActagaaacaaaaattaagaaatctatagaaacaaaataaaataaataaaaaaataaatgtaaaacaaaaattaaaataaatcaacaaaagaaatgaaaaaaaaaatataaaacaaaaaattaatcaaaaaaatttattgaaaaaatattaaagaaaataaaaaaattaaagtaaataaaaaatctaactaaatatttttttttaaattaaaataatttaaaaaactttatttttaagtaaggtaaaaaaaatttaaaaggcaaaaaaaaatgttcaaaaattaaaaaaaattattgagaaagtattaaaagagaaaatattgaaaaaaaaatgttgaaaaaatattaaaagcgaaaatagagggaaatttatatatgtatgtatgtatacgaatACATACTAATGTAACAACATCCGTTCATAATATGGatattattttgcataaaaCCCGTTAATAAGCAGTTGCACTTCAAACTCAGTCGCCCCAACCGTTATTGTCTCAATGCCAACAATTATATTGATATACTCATGAGctgattattatataaaatatgcaatacCAGCttgtacacacatgcatattcgagtacatattgataataaaatttccttGCCTGCAATTGTTGTATGCGCATGCGCAAATGTATTTCAACTAATGTTTCAGTTGAATAAGCAATTGTTCGATGTAGCATAACAGTTTCATAGTTATTTGTATgaacatatgtaaatttatactaAGGTAGAAATTAATTGCTGTTAAGagtatattgtttttatagtaaaatatatttccgTGCTACTCAAGTTTGCACCGGTTTGACATGCTTTATGTACCAACAGTTGTgaccattaaaaaaataataatttttttgtcagaAACCAAGCATTTAACTTTTGAGAACGAAATTATTGAAGAACAAACAGCTGGTTTACACTCTTTATTTGATTCATTTTAGGCGCAAGGATACACTGTTTTAAGAAAGAGATTCtatttgaatttcattatgATATCTAACATATCGAGCGATATATGTGATTTAAAGTCAACCGGAACTTTGAATTcagtatatggaggctaagggcACTTATGATACGATTTTTCTGAtttatcatttaatttttatttattatattatatggtatacagACAGAGGGGCGGAAGTCAGATATGTTaaagtaattgatttttttttttttattcacaaaaaattatttttgatagaGATCCGATCAATTA encodes:
- the LOC106627371 gene encoding uncharacterized protein isoform X2, with the translated sequence MKIPFLSSSAPKEPEPISYASEFRDFLQNNAPLDFETKMARARPFIFASFIAWPAYWIYRGMDWSNRAHLERSLVTYINRTFHHAKLMQFTILGVGLMFAVYEESPLLLKVNNMLQDFNKEDYRGKNTVID
- the LOC106627371 gene encoding uncharacterized protein isoform X1 produces the protein MKIPFLSSSAPKELLNEEDIGTCGCCSLAEPEPISYASEFRDFLQNNAPLDFETKMARARPFIFASFIAWPAYWIYRGMDWSNRAHLERSLVTYINRTFHHAKLMQFTILGVGLMFAVYEESPLLLKVNNMLQDFNKEDYRGKNTVID